The Candidatus Saccharimonadales bacterium genome includes a region encoding these proteins:
- the ileS gene encoding isoleucine--tRNA ligase, with the protein MKFQKNSRRRANEYEKDLIQYWKDNKTFEKSVEQRPADNAYVFYDGPPFITGVPHHGTLLSSIAKDVVPRYWTMKGKRVERVWGWDCHGLPAEVFTEKKLGIADRRDIGTKVSLEDYINTCRENMVQTGSLWEDTIERIGRWVDFKGAYKTMDKDYMESVWWAFKQLYDKGKIYEGEKVLLYCTRDATPISKAEVAMDNSYQDVTDPSVFVKFKLTGGLGTETKGEAAEQVVQQSDADTFLLAWTTTPWTLPANTAVAVNAHVQYAEIEVDGQNLILAESLLAKVLTDEKHQPVPYTLKRTLKGEELVGMSYEPLFEDRNTPDNMQAHKVWHADYVSTEDGTGIVHLAPAYGEEDYVLSQEKGFPFVINIDDNGFFKDGEWVGQNVWEANKPIAKTLKERGVVYKIEYIKHSYPHCHRCGTKLMYRAHPSWFMDIVGEKDKMLEENENINWFPEHLKHGRFQKTVETAPDWNLSRDRFWATAMPVWKGTDADGRELVKVVGSYAELKELSGEELADYHRPWIDDIEFDYDGVHYTRIDKVLDCWFESGSMPFAQFHYPFENVEKFENNFPGDFIVEYVGQVRAWFYYVHAVNTALFGHNAYKNVITTGTLAGNDGRKMSKSFGNYTDPNELMDQYSADSLRFLLMSSPLMNAEDFALVDKDVADVARKLSMVWNMYDFFTLYAEVDGWESPDAAHGLYDDPLDALSNPLDRWIVSRVHQLTAEVSDNMERYDVPNAAKPILPFLDDASNWYVRRSRRRFWKSSVDGADGTDSDKQDAYRTLHYVLVRLAHVLAPFTPFLAEELFHKLTGEESVHLRDWPETGKIDTAVLFQMKRVREVINEGLSQRATAKIKVRQPLSQVSIVDDTKWTTDELTAIIAEELNVKNVEVRLRPSADDVESKSFVELWEERNDGPPKVEVDMTLTPDLKREGQVREVIRQVQNARKQAGLNVDDRIRLELVTHDDELKQAIAEHVATIQSETLATELQTDGSDMADGFTTAVSIDGAGLAIAIIGL; encoded by the coding sequence ATGAAATTTCAAAAAAACAGCCGCCGCCGGGCGAATGAGTACGAAAAGGATCTGATCCAGTATTGGAAAGACAACAAAACATTCGAAAAATCAGTTGAGCAGCGCCCGGCTGATAATGCCTATGTCTTTTATGACGGGCCACCGTTTATTACCGGTGTCCCGCACCACGGAACGCTGTTGTCGAGCATCGCCAAGGATGTCGTGCCGCGATACTGGACAATGAAAGGCAAGCGCGTCGAACGGGTATGGGGTTGGGATTGCCACGGCCTGCCAGCAGAAGTGTTTACTGAGAAGAAACTAGGCATAGCTGACCGCCGCGACATCGGAACCAAAGTTAGCCTTGAAGATTACATCAATACCTGCCGTGAGAACATGGTACAGACAGGCAGCTTGTGGGAAGACACCATCGAACGTATCGGCCGCTGGGTCGACTTCAAGGGTGCGTACAAAACCATGGATAAAGACTACATGGAATCAGTCTGGTGGGCCTTCAAACAGCTCTATGACAAAGGCAAAATCTACGAAGGCGAGAAAGTGCTGTTGTATTGCACCCGCGATGCCACGCCGATATCAAAGGCGGAAGTTGCCATGGACAATAGCTACCAGGATGTGACTGATCCGTCGGTGTTTGTGAAATTCAAGCTGACAGGCGGGTTAGGCACGGAAACTAAAGGTGAAGCAGCAGAGCAGGTAGTTCAGCAATCCGATGCGGACACGTTTCTGCTCGCTTGGACAACGACGCCGTGGACATTGCCCGCCAACACTGCTGTTGCAGTCAATGCTCATGTGCAATATGCCGAGATTGAGGTCGACGGACAGAACCTAATCCTAGCCGAAAGCTTACTTGCCAAAGTGCTGACCGACGAAAAACATCAGCCAGTTCCATACACGCTCAAGCGGACATTGAAAGGTGAAGAGCTGGTCGGTATGTCATACGAGCCGTTATTCGAAGACCGTAATACACCGGATAATATGCAAGCGCACAAAGTCTGGCATGCCGATTATGTTTCGACGGAGGACGGTACTGGTATCGTCCACTTGGCGCCAGCCTACGGTGAAGAGGATTATGTTTTGTCCCAAGAAAAGGGCTTTCCGTTTGTCATAAATATTGATGACAACGGCTTCTTTAAAGATGGCGAATGGGTAGGTCAAAATGTCTGGGAAGCCAACAAGCCAATCGCCAAAACGCTGAAGGAACGCGGTGTTGTATACAAAATTGAGTACATCAAACACAGTTATCCGCACTGTCACCGCTGCGGCACCAAACTGATGTACCGCGCTCACCCCAGCTGGTTTATGGACATCGTCGGCGAAAAAGATAAGATGCTGGAAGAAAACGAAAATATCAATTGGTTTCCGGAGCATCTCAAGCACGGCCGATTCCAAAAGACCGTTGAAACAGCACCGGATTGGAACCTCAGCCGTGACCGCTTTTGGGCGACGGCTATGCCGGTGTGGAAGGGTACAGATGCAGACGGCAGGGAACTGGTAAAAGTAGTCGGCAGCTATGCTGAGCTAAAGGAACTGAGCGGTGAAGAATTGGCTGATTATCACCGGCCGTGGATTGATGATATCGAGTTCGACTACGACGGGGTACACTACACACGGATCGACAAAGTACTTGATTGCTGGTTCGAAAGCGGCAGCATGCCGTTCGCGCAGTTCCACTATCCGTTTGAAAATGTAGAAAAATTTGAGAACAATTTCCCCGGTGATTTCATCGTGGAGTACGTCGGTCAGGTCCGGGCCTGGTTCTATTATGTGCACGCGGTAAATACTGCGTTGTTCGGACATAATGCCTACAAGAATGTCATCACGACCGGTACACTGGCTGGCAATGACGGCCGCAAGATGAGCAAATCGTTCGGAAATTACACAGATCCGAACGAGTTGATGGACCAGTACAGTGCTGACAGCCTACGCTTCCTACTGATGAGCAGCCCGCTCATGAACGCCGAAGATTTTGCGCTGGTCGACAAAGACGTTGCTGATGTGGCCCGCAAGCTCAGTATGGTCTGGAATATGTACGATTTCTTTACGCTGTATGCTGAGGTTGACGGTTGGGAATCGCCGGATGCGGCTCACGGTTTGTATGACGATCCCCTCGACGCGCTCAGTAATCCGCTCGACAGGTGGATTGTATCGCGCGTCCATCAATTGACGGCAGAAGTCTCAGACAATATGGAGCGTTACGATGTGCCGAATGCTGCCAAGCCGATATTGCCGTTTCTGGATGACGCCAGCAACTGGTATGTCCGCCGCAGCCGTCGCCGGTTCTGGAAGTCATCTGTAGATGGAGCGGACGGCACGGACAGCGACAAGCAGGATGCGTACCGCACACTGCACTACGTCCTGGTGCGACTCGCGCATGTTTTAGCGCCGTTCACGCCGTTCCTGGCGGAAGAACTGTTCCACAAGCTGACAGGTGAGGAATCGGTGCATCTGCGTGACTGGCCGGAGACGGGGAAGATTGATACGGCTGTACTGTTTCAAATGAAGCGGGTACGGGAAGTGATTAATGAAGGTCTCTCGCAACGTGCCACCGCAAAAATTAAAGTTCGTCAGCCACTTAGTCAGGTTAGTATCGTTGATGATACGAAATGGACGACTGACGAGCTGACGGCCATCATTGCCGAGGAGCTTAATGTCAAAAATGTTGAGGTGCGACTACGTCCGAGCGCCGACGATGTAGAATCAAAATCCTTTGTCGAGCTTTGGGAAGAACGCAACGATGGACCGCCCAAAGTCGAAGTCGATATGACACTAACTCCTGATCTCAAGCGC
- a CDS encoding right-handed parallel beta-helix repeat-containing protein, which yields MNVKQKNRLTAFVAVALVGVGGAALLNASQAATPFVAAEPETAAIAVPAASMADTTASGGRAVRFNQATGTFQSNCIIKPSACGYPDETNTGVPSGTTLTNSGSITVTVAGTVISNMNINGQIIIKANNVTIRNTRITSGAYYPVDYRDPYTGLVVEDTEIIGTSVNVTAALSFRGYTARRVNVHGSADGLKVDANVTIEDSYIHDLATNSTTHNDGFQTTGGSNVTLRHNTCKLSTMPTANACIQVGTEWASNSNWLVANNLFDGGGWTINARAGNTDMTVTNNRFTRNASYGTGGIPGSTWTGNYFDDNGAAAN from the coding sequence ATGAATGTGAAGCAAAAAAACAGGCTTACAGCTTTTGTCGCGGTGGCATTAGTGGGAGTTGGCGGCGCGGCGCTGCTGAATGCGTCGCAGGCCGCGACGCCGTTTGTAGCGGCTGAGCCTGAGACTGCTGCCATTGCAGTACCCGCAGCATCCATGGCTGATACGACAGCATCTGGTGGCAGGGCGGTCAGATTCAACCAGGCAACCGGTACGTTCCAGAGTAACTGTATCATTAAGCCGTCGGCTTGCGGTTACCCGGACGAAACCAATACCGGCGTACCATCTGGCACGACATTAACTAATAGCGGTTCGATAACAGTTACGGTAGCTGGTACGGTTATCTCAAACATGAACATTAACGGCCAGATAATCATCAAAGCCAATAATGTGACCATCCGCAATACTCGAATAACATCGGGTGCTTACTATCCAGTTGATTACCGGGATCCATACACTGGCCTAGTCGTCGAGGATACCGAAATCATCGGGACGAGCGTGAATGTGACAGCCGCTCTTAGCTTTCGCGGCTATACCGCTCGCCGTGTTAATGTCCATGGCTCAGCCGATGGTCTAAAAGTTGACGCTAATGTCACGATCGAAGATTCTTATATCCATGATTTAGCAACCAATTCCACGACGCACAACGACGGGTTTCAGACGACTGGCGGCAGCAATGTCACCCTACGGCATAATACCTGCAAGCTCAGTACGATGCCGACTGCCAATGCCTGTATCCAAGTTGGTACGGAATGGGCTAGTAATTCCAATTGGCTGGTCGCGAACAACTTGTTCGACGGCGGCGGTTGGACTATCAATGCTAGAGCTGGGAATACGGATATGACGGTTACTAATAACCGGTTTACGCGCAACGCCAGCTACGGTACCGGCGGCATACCAGGCAGTACCTGGACAGGTAATTATTTTGACGATAATGGAGCTGCCGCAAACTAA